In the Anastrepha obliqua isolate idAnaObli1 chromosome 1, idAnaObli1_1.0, whole genome shotgun sequence genome, one interval contains:
- the LOC129235811 gene encoding lysyl oxidase homolog 2A, whose product MAKFNFCSPFIATVAFVLLLHCTAVSQALGGKSQNMLVRLSSNNPIRNPREGRVEVSFDRGARWGTICSSEWSFREGNVVCRQLGLGYAAMVNQTTTFGDSRAYPWAIIGTLCRGNETRLKECLREATYPRTCTAANRNVAVVRCVPQIADLTLGLRDIETSARLDLAPMTRLTCAMEENCVSADAYVIRRTQPNAVRNLMRFTTKAENVGNADFSPYANYRDWEWHQCHQHYHSMNVFATFDIYDLRYRKVAQGHKASFCLMDTSCVPGVRPKYTCGNETQGISIGCADLYTANLDCQWVDVTNLPTNQLYILRVAINPEYKIGERSFENNGAECILHYTGKVSSTKITNCRRTPLWFNV is encoded by the exons ATggcgaaatttaatttttgttcacctTTCATAGCAACAGTCGCATTTGTGCTCCTTCTGCACTGCACTGCTGTTTCCCAAG CGCTCGGTGGGAAATCTCAAAATATGCTGGTACGACTTAGCTCCAATAATCCAATCAGAAATCCGCGCGAAGGACGTGTGGAAGTGAGCTTCGATCGCGGCGCAAGATGGGGCACAATCTGTAGCTCGGAATGGAGTTTTCGTGAGGGCAACGTTGTTTGCAGGCAACTGGGACTCGGCTATGCGGCTATGGTTAATCAAACTACCACTTTCGGTGATAGCCGCGCCTACCCGTGGGCCATTATCGGCACTCTATGCCGTGGTAATGAGACACGCCTGAAGGAGTGTTTACGTGAGGCCACGTACCCGAGAACATGCACGGCAGCGAATCGCAATGTGGCGGTGGTGCGTTGCGTGCCACAGATTGCCGATTTGACTTTGGGCTTACGCGATATAGAGACTTCGGCGCGTCTCGATCTGGCGCCAATGACCCGACTCACGTGTGCAATGGAGGAGAATTGTGTGTCTGCCGATGCATATGTCATACGACGAACACAGCCGAACGCGGTGCGTAATTTGATGCGTTTCACCACCAAAGCGGAAAATGTGGGCAATGCAGATTTTAGTCCTTACGCGAACTACAGGGACTGGGAATGGCATCAGTGCCATCAACACTATCACAGCATGAATGTGTTCGCCACCTTTGACATATACGATTTGCGTTACAGGAAGGTGGCGCAAGGGCATAAGGCCTCTTTCTGTTTGATGGACACGAGTTGTGTGCCGGGCGTTAGGCCGAAATATACCTGCGGCAACGAAACACAAG GCATTTCGATTGGTTGCGCCGACTTGTATACGGCCAATTTGGATTGTCAATGGGTCGATGTGACGAACTTACCTacaaatcaattatatattcttcGGGTTGCCATTAATCCAGAGTATAAAATTGGCGAACGATCCTTTGAGAATAATGGCGCTGAATGCATTTTACATTACACAGGCAAAGTAAGTTCGACAAAGATTACGAATTGTCGTCGCACACCACTGTGGTTTAATGTTTGA